AAATAAAATTAACAGGAATCACTGTTAAAATAATTCCTTTTTACATGCATACTAGATAGCTAGTTACACCATTGCATTAATTAAtttattgatgaaattaaaccatcATATATAATGGATCTTCGTTATTACTACTTCCATGGAGCGCACGATTCCTTGTCCTGCAAGGTTTATAAATAGGTAGAGTAAAACTTAGAATCTTGACATGTAAAAATGTTACTACTATCATTAGTTCGTATAAAAGATTCAGCTAGCTTATAAGTAGTTATACAAGAAATACAAAGAAATTTGACATTACatttattactataactaacatGGCATGACCATACTTATAACACATTTGTTAAAACGTATCTAGTTGTGTAGTTACTAGAGAACCCTTATGTATGGATTGAACGTCAAGTTATATAGTAGTAtgtataatagtaattaataagtaATCTTTTTTTGGGCTAACTGTATTAGGATTATGATACGATTACGAGGTTACCTTAATTAGAGGATCCATACTTAGGGGTAGGAACTTGACCACTCATTATGAAATTGAGATCCTGAACAAGGAGCTCATAATGCTGCTTGACTTCTTCAACAGTTTTCCCAGGAACGGCTTTAGCTACATTGTCCCAACGGTCAGGGGTATCCTTATCAAACTCGGCTAGTGCATTTTCGAATGCCTTGTTTTGCTCAGCAGTCCATGAATCCGACCCTTGTGAAGACGTTGTGTTACTGTTAGATGCCATACAATTACACTAATGAAACGGAAAAAGGTTATGTTTATAATGCTAGGAGAAATGTGGTGACACTTGGGAGGAAATGAAGTACTTGTGACTAATTGTAATTGGTGCTGATATGTTACAACAGATGGCAATGTGTGCCTTTTTATAGGCTCCAAGAATAGTGGGGTGAGGTGGATTTGTGCTAGGTAGTTGGACAAAATATATGCCTTTAATGATAGAATCCAATAttccattttattttattttttataattattaggggttcaaaataatacttataattagctGAAATCTAGTTGTCGTCGTTAATTTGCTGATTGAAGTCTGGAAACTCCATTGTGATAATCTTCGGTGTGGAAAATAGGTGTATTCATGTGCCATTCACACTGTTGGAGATGATCAGTTAAAAGGTGCAAATAAAAGTCACACATCGGATATGAGAATAAAATGTAAGCATATAAGTTTAGAACAACCTCCATTaatcaccaattgattttagagtaGTAGAGAACTCACGGGCTTCCTACAAATGGTATGAGAGTGAGGTTGCAGCTTTAACTTTGATCTTGTGGTTTGTGGAAGAAACTAACCGGTGGTACAAGAAATCGGTAGAGCGTGTGTGGGCTTGGTTTTTTGGATGGTGTAAAAGCTTCTTGCAACAACATGATCAGAAAAGGTTGAAGATGATAATAGGTGGTGAGACATGGGTGTAATCATTGTGGCAGTGAAGGGTCCAACCGAGATGACTATGGATGTGGTCGGGGAAGAGTAAAGAGGTCAGGGGTCTGAAGAGTCAAGATGTTATTGAACGTGTCTCGGAAAAAGCTGCGTTAGAAATGTTACATGTGTGATGAACGAATACCAAGGACAACCCgattaagggggtgattgttgAAGATAATCGGTTAAAATGTGCATttcaaagtcccacatcggtctgggaagaaataaatatatgtatataaacttAGAAAAACCTCCTCTATTACCAATTAATTTTAGAGTAATGAAACCTCTTGAAGGAATCAACTAGTTTACTAGAGAACTCGTGGACTTGTATGTTGGACCTGTTGTTTACCTAAAAACGATCCGACACACACTTAGTTGAACTTTACTAACCAGCCTAAAATTTGACTCATCGGATTTATAAGTTAGGTTTTATCAATGTTTTTTCACGACCATATGAATCCTTTGTCTCTATTTAAATGTCTAAGAGTTACCTTAGGTAAGTCCAATAATTCTGTAACTTAAAGTATTAGCATGACCAGTTGGAAGGACCAAAATATTCTCTGAGCTTTAAAGAGTAAAATTTAGCAGACTACCTTACTAAATAAATAGGCAATTCCTTTTTTCCAGAGTTACTACTTCCCAATCCAGAGAAGGTTTCTGCAGTTACGATTAAATCATGAAATGAAATTAGATAATTGCTGTGGATTTGAAAATTTGAGCTCTGGAAAAGTGGCGTGCAGATCATGTGACCCAAACAAAATCTCTCACGAGGGAACAGAgcaaaattcagagaactaaacAATCTAAGAATGTTATCTTCAAAGTGTACTTTGTACCAAACAAAAAACCAAATTTTGTAGCTGTATACCTATTGGTTGCATGACTCTGTAATGTCCATACTACTTTCAAAGCCAAAAACAAGTTACCTGCTACTAAAAAATATTCACTTTaatacataaaaaaaattactatagagtagtagtagtagtattcttGTTTCATTCTTAATGTTATCCATTATTGCATAGTAGTGTTGCTTCACAATGCTACAGAAATGCAATGTCCTTGCCTATAATATTTGTTCTTCAATATATATCTTAATTTGTGGGTGCTTATGAATTTGAAAGTTGTTTGATGCACACTAAAAAGATTGATTAGGTTTAATATTTGGTAGAACAAAAGTGATGGTTACTTGGCTTACTGCATACATATCATGTATGTATAATAGGCAAATTAAATAATCTTAAATTAAAGTATATGCGAGGTAGAGACCAAAATATTCGATCTTTTTAAACAACATTAAGGGGCCACCACTGCACTAACTAAAAAAACAAACTCAATATACGACATAAAGTTTCCACATAGGTATAAATGTTAAAAGGAAAAGGATCTCGCTCCTTGtatctatttatatttaattatatttatcatTCATTTTTTATATTGAGAAGGTTTCCAATTTTTATAGGCTCACCATGTATTGAAACTATTCATTCATTCATTTCTTATATATAAAAACATGTTAGCTAAGATTATTTTTGGACACGTGCAAATCTTTCTATCGGGTTGGGATCACCAGTGGTGTTAATAAGTAGAAACGTGATGTGATTTTATTGATTGATTGATATCATCATACATTGGTAATATATAGTACATGAAAGATTATTCTAGAATTGGGCTAAAGCCCTTACAAAGAAATGGGCCATGAGGCCATCTAAATCTATcggctaacatccccccgcagtttgAGCGCGAATGCGTCGGACGTTCGAACTGGATCTGAACTCATCAAACAAAGCATACGGGaggcctttggtgaagatgtcggcGAACCGATATCTGGATGGCACGTGCAGTACGCGGACCTGTCCCTGTGCAACTAAATCTCTAACAAAGTGTATGTCAATCTCGATGTGTTTGGTTCGCCGATGTTGCACCGGGTTGGATGACATGTAGATAGAGCTGACGTTATCACAATAGACAAGTGTCGCAGTGGTGAGTGGGCAGTGAAGTTCGCGAAGTAAGTTACGAAGCCAACATGTCTCTACCACGGCATCCGCTACCCCGCGGTATTCTGCTTCAACACTAGAGCGGGATGGTGTAATCTGTCGTTTAGAGGACCAGGATAGAAGATTGTTCCCAAGAAACACACAATAACTGGAGGTGGAGCGTCTGGTGGTGGGGCATTCAGCCCAGTCAGCGTCAGAATATGCAACCAGAGTGTTAGGTGAAGAAGTATATAGATGTAGACCAAGATCAGGAATCCCCTTTATATACCGACGAATCCGTCTGAGAGCATGAAGGTGTTGCTCCCGAGGATCGTGCATGAAAGGCAGACCTGCTGAAAAGCGTAGGTGATGTATGGTCGTGTGAATGTCAGATACTGCAATGCACCAGCGAGGCTGcggtattgtcataacccgtccttaaccgtaagaacgtgttagataacgtatgatttcattgcgaggtattgacctctatatgcgacatttttaaaagaaaaactgcatatattatacattacaaaccatgattcttatttttgatacaagctttggacgaaataaagatgattatcgtttagcgataatcttcgacttacaaactttacaaatgatgataacaacacgatttctagcatattttacaacacaagttcttggatatgcagtcttatttttgacacaaatatgcgtacgcaagatcctgctcaaattcaacataatgcagcggaaacttctaattatcacctgagaataaacatgtttaaaacgtcaacataaagttggtgagatataggtttagtgccggcagcaatatatatatagaccacaagatttcgtatataaacagtttaataaaaatattctaagtggttgagcacttggtaaccatacttaacaattaatcacgtcgcatattccctttaatatgaaatcttactacactgtaccaagtgtagtcacgaaacgaagtactgtgcaaccgttgaatactggtcgtccagtccggttggggttgtcaagcccaatagatctatcaacaggattcgcgtttacaataccgctgtaaatattagttaccaagctacagggaagtatgccagtggtacaactcaacgtagaatatatttttcagttacttgtgtccataacgtaaaacataaaatacatgtattctcatcccgaaatatttagagtttaaaagtgggactatatactcactttcgtcttgaagatatatatattttgacttggtctcccggttgatatcacgaacctatccatatataatatatcaataccttttctttttaaacaacgtcacatatatattcttgttatacttttaatactttttataattccttagtccgtagttagcagttcgttgttagtaattcaattttaatggttcatatttagatgtttaataaacccccaacgaaataaataaaacccccaacgtatatgtattggtcgagattaatcttgacccacggtaccggtgttgtcaaatgacgtgttgcgtacataaagtaccggtgttgtcaaatgacgtgttgcgtacaaacatgggatcttatgattaatcttctcgtgttgtttacgggtgatcctgaaccatataaaattgaattatgagtacatatatataaaatatcatgttatcttaaaaagatgtgatttattttaattttctccaattaatcccgaagttaaactagtcttggatagccaattttgtttcggtcatagtttcttcgttacaactccgttttcgttgattcaacttgccatctccttggatcgagttcctctttaagaccatgaactgtaaatatcttagtttgtattcaaaatcacacggcataggtgaaactttagtgaaacttatgaagttaaaccttttcctttatgtaggcaaccttaaatgattatttttctaaaaatacttatactttgaattaaatcatgaaatttttatgtgttaccatattcatagtaaaaatcatttttccagaacataaaccttcaattcaaagtttaagatggtttttaattatccaacccaaaacagcccccggttacactccgacgtcgtaaaaacagtttttaaggtgttctttgaaaaaccaagttataccttgttaaattagcatatatttaagttatattacaggtcttgaagtattttaaaagttaagttagaaggatctatttagtttgcaaacaagtttgaaaacattcaaactatgttcttgttgttaaaattgtataccacaaaatatgatagctatatatatatgaatcgaataagattatgaacatagatactacctcaagttccttggacaaggtttctgtaaaagaggagtaagaacctagaaccaaaagggtgatggaattggatgaaagattggaagtaagtttgtgttcttggaaggatttcttgaagtgtttttgtaaggttttcttatgagatttaagtgttgtttttgaagctaaatgatggagaaaatgcttggagatgatcaagtatgaagttaagagtattttgagagagaaatggaagtgtaagtatgagaaaatggggtgaagaaatggtgtgcatgcataaaaacgtttttaggttataaaggaaaaaaaagatacctaactttgttttcttgctaaataattcatgctacttgacaaatggttggttccacatgtttcttaatcatttaagactgctaaggagcagatttttattggtatataccaatagtaaatacatctagaagctgcgtatgatacgagtacatatactctagatatacgtatagaaattttgtgaaaaatggaatgaggattcaaatatagctatcttttgtgaatacacttatatggttttatgtatttaagttcttaaaagtgattaaattcattacttatacgatatatgtataaacattataggtcataagtatttaagtcaaataacgttgcgtatggttatcgttttgaaaacttaagttagtagtttcaaaatatacatataacttattgttattaatacaaaatgagatattaaaacattcttagattatgttaaatatgtatatatacatatatatacacaaacgtataattatcatatgttatatagttcgtgatatcatcggtcaaactagacggtcaaacgttgtgtaaaactcttttcaaaaacataaatcttaacaatttggattgcttatcatgttggtaaggtttaatttatgtaaatattaatcttacaagtatagaatgatcgaaaaagtgcgggtcattacagtacctacccgttaaataaatttcgtcccgaaattttaaaattgtacctattttgcgtcatcgggaaacaagtgtggatacttttgtttcatttgatcctctcgttcccaagtaaactcgggaccccttcgagcattccaacgaaccttaacgatcggtatgttgctctgcttgagccgtttaacttcacgatccatgatttcgattggttcttcgatgaattgtagtttctcgtcgacatggatttcttcaagaggaatggtgaggtcttcctttgcaagacacttcttaaggtttgagacgtgaaaggtattatgtactccggcgagttgttgcggtaactcgagtcgataagctaccggtccaatgcgttcgatgatcttgaacgggcctacataccttgggtttagtttacccctttttccaaaacgtattacatctttccaaggtgacacctttaacataaccatgtcaccgatctgaaactctaatggtttccttcgaacatcggcgtagctcttttggcgactacgggctgttttcaatctctccttgatttgtactatcttctcagtcgtttcgtgtatgatctcgggaccagttaattgtcgatctcctacttcattccaacaaataggagatctacacttccttccgtacaatgcttcgaatggcgcagctttaatgctcgcatgataactattattatacgagaattctgctaatggtagatatttatcccatccgtttccaaaatcgatcacacatgccctgagcatgtcttcaagagtctgaatcgttctttcactctgcccgtcgatttgcggatgatacgcggtactcatatccaaacgagttcctagggcctcctgtagtgattgccagaactttgatgtaaatctactatcacgatcggatataatggaaataggtattccatgccttgaaacaacttcctttatatacaatcgtaatattttctccattctatccgtttcctttataggcaagaagtgtgcagacttggtgagacgatcaacaatcacccaaatagtgtcgtatccccaggcagtctttggtaacttcgtgatgaaatccatggtaataccatcccatttccattctgggatttctggttgttgaagtaaccctgacggcttctggtgttcagctttgactttggaacaagttaaacattccccaacatatgttgcaacgtctgtctt
The window above is part of the Rutidosis leptorrhynchoides isolate AG116_Rl617_1_P2 chromosome 1, CSIRO_AGI_Rlap_v1, whole genome shotgun sequence genome. Proteins encoded here:
- the LOC139886263 gene encoding protein RADIALIS-like 1 gives rise to the protein MASNSNTTSSQGSDSWTAEQNKAFENALAEFDKDTPDRWDNVAKAVPGKTVEEVKQHYELLVQDLNFIMSGQVPTPKYGSSN